Proteins co-encoded in one Halorussus lipolyticus genomic window:
- a CDS encoding sensor histidine kinase, which yields MPLPSVTAVSRRELGYLRAALLLGGVLVVVPLCYLVLSEVGVVESGLTPSSLALLVFPGTVLAYLGHSVVAGDVDSEHYPLVARYMVLGILALDLLTLLLILYPDVVIAERLFSFGLASSVGGIGGALLGVRDARLIENVREAQRAKTAARTAERERQTLSFLNSLLRHDVLNGANVILGYAELLQDSEGEADQRHLDTIQTRSEAIIELVENVGLLIDARTSDAELTAMNLSDLLTEELAAARQTHPSAEFTASMPDDLLVRADSLAANIFENLLTNAVEHNDRETPQVHVEAERRDDEIRVRVADNGPGIPEDEREDLFEPTDRGTHGLGLHLVETLVERYEGSVTVEENEPRGTVFVLRFQPVDGE from the coding sequence ATGCCTCTGCCGTCGGTCACGGCCGTTTCTCGTCGGGAATTAGGGTATCTGCGGGCCGCTCTCCTGCTGGGTGGCGTGCTAGTCGTCGTTCCCCTCTGTTATCTCGTCCTCTCGGAGGTCGGGGTGGTGGAGTCCGGACTCACGCCCTCCAGTCTGGCGCTGTTAGTGTTTCCGGGAACGGTGCTGGCGTATCTCGGCCACTCGGTCGTCGCGGGGGACGTGGATTCGGAACACTACCCCTTGGTGGCGCGCTACATGGTGTTGGGCATTCTGGCGCTCGACCTGCTGACGCTGTTGCTGATTCTCTACCCTGATGTCGTCATCGCCGAGCGCCTCTTTTCGTTCGGGTTGGCGTCGTCGGTCGGCGGTATTGGCGGCGCACTGTTGGGCGTCCGGGACGCCCGCCTCATCGAGAACGTCCGGGAGGCCCAGCGCGCCAAAACCGCGGCCCGGACCGCCGAGCGCGAGCGCCAGACGCTCTCGTTTCTGAACAGCCTTCTGCGACACGACGTGTTGAACGGCGCGAACGTCATTCTGGGCTACGCCGAACTCCTCCAAGATTCGGAGGGCGAGGCCGACCAACGACACCTCGACACGATTCAGACCCGGAGCGAGGCCATCATCGAGTTGGTCGAGAACGTCGGCCTCCTCATCGACGCCCGGACGAGTGACGCCGAATTGACCGCGATGAACCTCTCGGACCTCCTCACCGAGGAGTTGGCGGCGGCCCGCCAGACCCACCCGAGCGCGGAGTTCACCGCGTCGATGCCCGACGACCTGCTGGTCCGGGCCGACTCGCTGGCCGCCAACATCTTCGAGAACCTGCTGACGAACGCGGTCGAACACAACGACCGCGAGACGCCCCAAGTCCACGTCGAGGCCGAACGCCGCGACGACGAGATTCGGGTTCGGGTCGCCGACAACGGGCCGGGAATCCCCGAGGACGAGCGCGAGGACCTGTTCGAACCGACCGACCGAGGCACCCACGGATTGGGTCTCCATCTGGTCGAGACGCTGGTCGAACGCTACGAGGGGAGCGTGACTGTCGAAGAAAACGAGCCTCGGGGGACCGTCTTCGTCCTGCGATTCCAGCCAGTAGACGGCGAGTGA
- a CDS encoding DUF7527 domain-containing protein, with product METRTVEQVEDWDTRSFADGFAGLRELSDGEFSGAVRAGGAWLFMLNGRIIGVYEGSLDDFEDAGGTAYAAPHPSLPLLFSMQEEGGETQAKYYTNDTPLSEVDSTLTDGKFTGYVELSENVLSGDYYVAYYGGRSMSVAFVGASEQVVTGDEAFERANDEVGIYEVRDVDIEVIDVPEPDEPDESPDGTLDSPTSAPESASGDESGATGATDDGASGLSGTGGTGGPSPESGGAGRTAGTDATAGGTARETDQTADVGTEASSEPDPGRKPGRGQSATADSGAAATGTTDATEETANPASASAGAAVESVETPDSGASRPEETQSDAETDSATDTTDETDSDAFEEEAQWREATTIPSLDPDRSAGPAEEDSDESARSDAAGSAVGSGSTAPGEQSRTDDAATAGSSSSGASSGESSQAGSASRTGSQSRTSPGGSDGQSGGPDEQSQAKIQKLRSQLRQRKQQVQQLKERLSNVESERNEYKRERDALRQEVERLEAKLENAGSGGSGASGRQLSRSQAFDQTNLFVRYESKGEATLDEAAEGQVKPEEVNQNLRLEHHTQFETEGATVEGEPFEEFLHDSFEYQFVSWIIEELLYEIRDTGHRNGLKDLYESIPKIDRVDLHGSVGAGGDTDDTRQESFDIIMRDRMGNPLVVADLNDSRDPTTGDMMGALVDAADGVAHAHDELSGAFQVTESFFEPKALETAENATAGGFLSREKRESFVKLSRKRGYHLCLVESRSGGFHLNVPEL from the coding sequence ATGGAAACGCGCACGGTCGAGCAGGTCGAAGATTGGGATACTCGTTCGTTTGCGGACGGGTTCGCTGGCCTGCGCGAACTCTCAGACGGGGAGTTCTCGGGGGCAGTCAGGGCCGGTGGCGCGTGGCTGTTCATGCTCAACGGGCGGATAATCGGGGTCTACGAGGGGAGTCTCGACGACTTCGAGGACGCCGGTGGCACCGCCTACGCCGCGCCCCATCCGTCGCTCCCGCTCCTGTTCAGCATGCAGGAGGAGGGCGGCGAGACACAGGCAAAATACTACACGAACGACACGCCGCTGTCGGAGGTCGATTCGACGCTCACGGACGGCAAGTTCACGGGGTACGTCGAACTCAGCGAGAACGTGCTGAGCGGCGACTACTACGTAGCCTACTACGGTGGCCGGTCGATGAGCGTCGCGTTCGTCGGTGCGAGCGAACAGGTCGTGACCGGCGACGAGGCCTTCGAGCGCGCCAACGACGAGGTTGGCATCTACGAGGTTCGGGACGTGGACATCGAGGTCATCGACGTGCCCGAACCCGACGAACCCGACGAATCGCCGGACGGCACACTGGACTCGCCGACCAGCGCACCAGAGTCAGCCAGCGGCGATGAGTCGGGCGCGACGGGAGCGACGGACGACGGCGCGTCGGGCCTGTCCGGCACGGGCGGCACCGGCGGACCCTCGCCCGAATCCGGCGGGGCCGGGCGAACCGCTGGGACCGATGCGACCGCAGGCGGGACTGCCCGAGAGACCGACCAGACCGCAGACGTCGGAACCGAGGCCTCCTCGGAACCCGACCCCGGTAGGAAACCCGGCCGAGGACAGTCCGCGACGGCCGATTCCGGCGCGGCCGCGACCGGCACCACCGACGCCACCGAGGAGACCGCGAACCCGGCGAGCGCGAGCGCCGGGGCGGCCGTCGAGTCCGTCGAGACGCCCGACTCGGGGGCTTCCCGCCCCGAGGAGACCCAGAGCGATGCCGAGACCGACTCGGCGACTGACACCACCGACGAGACCGACAGCGACGCCTTCGAGGAGGAAGCCCAGTGGCGCGAGGCGACCACGATTCCGTCGCTCGACCCCGACCGGAGCGCGGGTCCCGCCGAGGAGGACAGCGACGAGTCGGCCCGGAGCGACGCGGCCGGGTCGGCCGTCGGGTCCGGTTCGACCGCACCCGGCGAGCAGTCTCGGACCGACGACGCCGCGACCGCCGGGTCGTCGTCTTCGGGGGCCAGCAGTGGTGAGTCCTCGCAGGCGGGTTCGGCGTCCAGAACCGGGTCACAGTCGAGGACATCGCCCGGCGGGTCCGACGGCCAGTCGGGTGGCCCGGACGAGCAGTCGCAGGCCAAAATCCAGAAGCTTCGGTCGCAACTCCGCCAGCGCAAACAGCAGGTCCAGCAGTTGAAAGAGCGCCTCTCGAACGTCGAGTCCGAGCGCAACGAGTACAAGCGGGAACGCGACGCCCTCCGCCAAGAGGTCGAACGTCTCGAAGCCAAACTCGAAAACGCCGGGTCCGGCGGGTCGGGCGCGAGCGGTCGGCAACTCAGTCGCTCGCAGGCGTTCGACCAGACCAACCTGTTCGTGCGCTACGAGTCGAAGGGGGAGGCAACGCTGGACGAGGCCGCCGAGGGCCAAGTCAAGCCCGAGGAGGTCAACCAGAACCTCCGCCTCGAACACCACACCCAGTTCGAAACCGAGGGCGCGACGGTCGAGGGCGAACCCTTCGAGGAGTTCCTGCACGACTCGTTCGAATACCAGTTCGTCTCGTGGATAATCGAGGAGTTACTGTACGAAATTCGGGACACCGGCCACCGGAACGGTCTCAAGGACCTCTACGAGTCGATTCCGAAAATCGACCGGGTGGACCTCCACGGGTCGGTCGGCGCGGGCGGCGACACCGACGACACCCGCCAAGAGTCGTTCGACATCATCATGCGCGACAGGATGGGCAACCCCCTCGTGGTCGCGGACCTCAACGACTCGCGGGACCCGACGACCGGCGACATGATGGGGGCGCTCGTGGACGCCGCCGACGGCGTGGCCCACGCTCACGACGAACTATCGGGTGCCTTCCAAGTCACCGAGAGCTTCTTCGAGCCGAAAGCCCTCGAAACCGCCGAGAACGCGACTGCTGGTGGATTCTTGAGCCGCGAGAAAAGAGAGAGCTTCGTAAAACTCTCCCGCAAACGCGGATACCATCTGTGTCTGGTGGAGTCACGCAGTGGCGGATTCCACCTGAACGTGCCGGAACTCTAA
- a CDS encoding UPF0058 family protein yields MRKVELIYLHALLAKTHEYLAVRHDLPERFEEYETGEIGPYQIQRRKDEHESAAKLLAERLADEVAEEKQELELQEA; encoded by the coding sequence ATGCGCAAAGTCGAACTCATCTACCTTCACGCACTGCTCGCAAAGACCCACGAATACCTCGCGGTCCGTCACGACCTGCCCGAACGGTTCGAGGAGTACGAAACGGGGGAAATCGGCCCGTACCAGATTCAGCGTCGCAAGGACGAACACGAGTCGGCGGCGAAACTCCTCGCCGAGCGTCTGGCCGACGAAGTGGCCGAGGAGAAGCAGGAACTCGAACTGCAGGAAGCGTGA
- a CDS encoding DUF7524 family protein — MPESLPVRLNSSGLHDIETSASFEATESFPILLHNGDAPVHVHLHLDDALSQVASIPANNHFVDADSTRQVSVEIADGPRPVEGQLKIVTGHGAETDYVSISVVEPDERADAVDVDASLADPASGTGPEIEDADDDEDADDESVGFDLPDRSLRTPSFGENAPVAVLGVLALAVAAGSATLSNSAVVLVGILILLGTVVAAGYMLVE, encoded by the coding sequence GTGCCAGAGAGTCTCCCAGTCCGTCTCAACTCCAGTGGCCTCCACGACATCGAGACTAGCGCGTCGTTCGAGGCCACCGAGTCGTTCCCAATCCTACTCCACAACGGCGACGCGCCGGTCCACGTCCACCTGCATCTGGACGACGCGCTCTCGCAGGTCGCGTCTATCCCGGCGAACAACCACTTCGTGGACGCGGATTCGACCCGGCAGGTCAGCGTGGAGATAGCCGACGGTCCGCGGCCGGTCGAGGGGCAACTCAAAATCGTCACCGGCCACGGCGCGGAGACCGATTACGTCTCGATTTCCGTCGTGGAACCCGACGAACGCGCCGACGCGGTGGACGTAGACGCCTCCCTCGCCGACCCCGCGAGCGGCACTGGTCCCGAAATCGAGGACGCCGATGACGACGAGGACGCGGACGACGAATCGGTCGGGTTCGACCTGCCCGACCGTTCGCTCCGCACCCCCTCGTTCGGCGAGAACGCCCCCGTCGCCGTCCTCGGGGTCCTCGCGCTCGCCGTCGCGGCCGGGTCGGCGACCCTCTCGAACAGCGCCGTCGTGCTGGTCGGCATACTGATTCTCCTCGGAACCGTCGTCGCCGCGGGGTACATGCTGGTCGAGTAG
- a CDS encoding ribbon-helix-helix domain-containing protein, with translation MPKVEITIPEHLEMQIAQMVEQGEFVNREEAIEDLLSTGLKAYKTSGPMDDDDHDPGLEDEGMMGHEDEYVF, from the coding sequence ATGCCGAAGGTAGAGATAACTATTCCGGAACATCTCGAGATGCAGATCGCCCAGATGGTCGAACAGGGCGAGTTCGTCAACCGAGAGGAAGCCATCGAGGACCTCCTCTCGACCGGGCTAAAAGCCTACAAGACCAGTGGTCCCATGGACGACGACGACCACGACCCCGGTCTGGAAGACGAAGGAATGATGGGTCACGAGGACGAGTACGTCTTCTAA
- the corA gene encoding magnesium/cobalt transporter CorA: MTVEAVVYSEDGTTDYTDLRSAREATGTTWVRASDASQAEMERVAAVFDIHGLSVEDVRNGVRPKTEEFDDHTFVLLKTATLRRGETTFREEIRKRSVGFFVGDDWLVTMSMESVDAVERVWRMVVREEGRILRQGPDFAAYRVIDGIVDSYFDVLDRIEDQIEQVEDEVTTSTDIETLETINNVRRELLSFRKLLWPSREAVGYLARGDPDQIRETTEKFYRDVYDHLVQLVDLTETYRDLASGARDIYLNTLSLSTNEVMKKLTVVATIVLPLTFVVGVYGMNFSGGPYNMPELGWTYGYPAVMLGMLGVTIVLVAYFRESGYI; this comes from the coding sequence GTGACGGTCGAGGCCGTGGTCTACTCCGAGGACGGCACCACCGACTACACCGACCTGCGGAGCGCCCGCGAAGCCACCGGCACCACGTGGGTCCGGGCGTCGGACGCCTCGCAAGCGGAGATGGAGCGAGTCGCCGCGGTGTTCGACATCCACGGCCTCTCGGTCGAGGACGTTCGCAACGGCGTCCGGCCCAAGACCGAGGAGTTCGACGACCACACCTTCGTTCTGCTGAAGACCGCCACCCTGCGCCGGGGCGAGACCACGTTTCGCGAGGAGATTCGCAAGCGGTCGGTCGGCTTTTTCGTCGGCGACGATTGGCTGGTCACGATGTCGATGGAGTCGGTCGATGCGGTAGAGCGCGTCTGGCGGATGGTGGTCCGCGAGGAGGGCCGCATCCTCCGACAGGGACCGGATTTCGCGGCCTACCGGGTCATCGACGGTATCGTAGATAGCTACTTCGACGTGCTGGACCGCATCGAGGACCAAATCGAGCAGGTCGAAGACGAGGTGACGACTTCCACCGACATCGAGACGCTGGAGACAATCAACAACGTCCGGCGTGAACTCCTCTCATTTCGGAAACTCCTGTGGCCCTCCCGCGAAGCAGTCGGCTACCTCGCGCGGGGTGACCCCGACCAGATTCGTGAGACCACCGAGAAGTTCTATCGGGACGTGTACGACCACCTCGTCCAACTCGTGGACCTGACCGAAACCTACCGCGATTTGGCCAGCGGCGCGCGGGACATCTACCTCAACACCCTCTCGCTCTCGACCAACGAGGTCATGAAGAAACTGACCGTCGTGGCGACCATCGTCCTCCCCCTCACCTTCGTCGTGGGCGTCTACGGCATGAACTTCTCGGGAGGTCCCTACAACATGCCGGAACTCGGGTGGACCTACGGCTATCCGGCCGTGATGCTCGGGATGCTCGGCGTGACGATTGTGTTGGTCGCGTACTTCCGCGAGTCGGGATACATCTGA
- a CDS encoding UPF0058 family protein → MHKDELLELHEEMVLIMEYFQDQERVRDGLFDPYEELDVDPSHVHKSKSEHKHAVFVLGNALATAMSDDEFSEAGRIGKRMQELADDAESKI, encoded by the coding sequence ATGCACAAGGACGAGCTTCTGGAACTCCACGAGGAGATGGTCCTCATCATGGAGTACTTCCAAGACCAAGAGCGCGTCAGAGACGGCCTGTTCGACCCCTACGAGGAACTTGACGTGGACCCCTCGCACGTCCACAAGTCCAAGAGCGAACACAAACACGCCGTCTTCGTCCTCGGCAACGCTCTCGCCACGGCCATGAGCGACGACGAGTTCAGCGAGGCCGGGCGCATCGGCAAGCGCATGCAGGAACTCGCCGACGACGCAGAATCCAAAATTTAA
- a CDS encoding methytransferase partner Trm112, producing MKQSLMDIICCPLDKQELELDATETDDEEVLSGTLTCTECGETFPIEDGIPNLLPPDMRDVEA from the coding sequence ATGAAGCAATCGCTGATGGACATTATCTGTTGTCCGCTCGACAAACAGGAGTTGGAACTCGACGCGACCGAGACCGACGACGAGGAGGTCCTCTCCGGGACGCTGACCTGCACCGAGTGCGGTGAGACCTTCCCCATCGAGGACGGCATCCCCAACCTCCTCCCGCCGGACATGCGCGACGTGGAGGCGTAG
- a CDS encoding adenylosuccinate synthase, with amino-acid sequence MTVTIVGSQLGDEGKGGVVDLFGDAADVVARYQGGDNAGHTVVEDGTEYKLSLVPSGAVRGKVGVLGNGCVVNPSTLFEEIDGLRERGLDPDVRVAKRAHVILPYHRVLDGIEEEAKSESDQEVGTTGRGIGPTYEDKVGRRGLRIADLLDPDILREKLEYVVPQKQRLAEDVFGVETGEEFDIGSLYDEYRRYGERLAENDMAVDAGEFLADRLDDGDEVMFEGAQGTLIDIDHGNYPYVTSSNPTAGGASTGTGLSPGVVGGGEVVGIVKAYLTRVGSGPLPTELGGVEGDTPGYDEQGEGENEELATYIREEGGEYGTVTGRPRRVGWLDMPMLRHSARANGFTGLAVNHIDVLAGLDEVKVGHSYDLNGEEVFTMPATTERWGDCEPNFRTFDGWDDVDWAEVADEGYDAIPENARAYLEYVSDELDADIYAVGLGPGREETVVLNNPLE; translated from the coding sequence ATGACCGTAACCATCGTCGGTTCGCAACTCGGCGACGAAGGAAAGGGCGGCGTCGTGGACCTCTTTGGCGACGCCGCCGACGTGGTTGCCCGCTATCAGGGCGGAGACAACGCGGGCCACACCGTCGTCGAGGACGGCACCGAGTACAAACTATCGCTCGTTCCGAGCGGGGCGGTCCGGGGCAAGGTCGGCGTCCTCGGAAACGGGTGTGTCGTCAACCCCTCGACCCTGTTCGAGGAGATAGACGGCCTGCGCGAGCGAGGCCTCGACCCCGACGTTCGAGTCGCCAAGCGCGCTCACGTCATCCTGCCGTACCACCGCGTGCTGGACGGCATCGAGGAGGAGGCCAAAAGCGAGTCCGACCAAGAGGTCGGCACCACCGGTCGGGGCATCGGCCCGACCTACGAGGACAAGGTGGGTCGCCGGGGCCTGCGCATCGCGGACCTGCTGGACCCCGACATTCTGCGCGAGAAACTGGAGTACGTCGTCCCGCAGAAACAGCGCCTCGCCGAAGACGTGTTCGGCGTCGAGACCGGCGAGGAGTTCGACATCGGGAGCCTCTACGACGAGTACCGGCGCTACGGCGAGCGACTCGCCGAGAACGACATGGCCGTTGACGCCGGCGAGTTCCTCGCCGACCGACTGGACGACGGCGACGAAGTGATGTTCGAGGGCGCGCAGGGCACCCTCATCGACATCGACCACGGCAACTACCCCTACGTGACCTCCTCGAACCCGACCGCTGGCGGCGCTTCCACGGGCACAGGTCTCAGCCCCGGCGTCGTCGGCGGTGGGGAAGTCGTCGGCATCGTCAAGGCCTACCTGACCCGCGTCGGAAGCGGACCGCTCCCGACCGAACTCGGCGGCGTCGAGGGCGACACCCCCGGCTACGACGAGCAGGGCGAGGGCGAAAACGAGGAGCTAGCCACCTACATCCGCGAGGAGGGCGGCGAGTACGGCACCGTCACGGGTCGCCCGCGACGAGTCGGTTGGCTCGACATGCCGATGCTCCGCCACTCGGCGCGCGCCAACGGCTTCACCGGTCTGGCGGTCAACCACATCGACGTGCTGGCCGGACTGGACGAGGTGAAGGTCGGTCACAGCTACGACCTGAACGGCGAGGAGGTCTTCACCATGCCCGCGACTACCGAGCGATGGGGCGACTGCGAACCCAACTTCCGGACCTTCGACGGTTGGGACGACGTGGACTGGGCCGAAGTCGCCGACGAGGGCTACGACGCGATTCCGGAGAACGCTCGGGCCTACCTCGAATACGTCAGCGACGAACTCGACGCCGACATCTACGCGGTCGGCCTCGGACCCGGCCGCGAGGAGACCGTCGTGCTGAACAACCCGCTCGAATAG
- a CDS encoding DUF7523 family protein encodes MSLSEETREEVRRRPFLLTALRAGVVNYTAAARSLADEIEGDPDSIATALRRFAESLPDYQPESRSARVSMRSGLGVVERDDATAEALLTVGDTALAPGEGSLTAVVVSGEVDGDALVHLLGRLRAAEIEVRTAAFAGDSLVVAVERRDGPDAVRIAEDASEAVPNAGTE; translated from the coding sequence ATGTCACTCTCCGAGGAGACCCGCGAGGAGGTCCGACGGCGGCCCTTCCTGCTGACCGCGCTGAGGGCGGGCGTGGTCAACTACACCGCGGCGGCCCGGTCGCTGGCCGACGAAATCGAGGGCGACCCCGACTCGATTGCGACCGCCCTCCGGCGGTTCGCCGAGTCGTTGCCCGACTACCAACCCGAGTCGCGGAGCGCCCGCGTCTCGATGCGGAGCGGTCTGGGCGTCGTAGAGCGCGACGACGCGACCGCAGAGGCGCTTCTGACGGTCGGCGATACCGCGCTCGCACCCGGCGAGGGGTCGCTGACCGCCGTGGTCGTCTCGGGCGAGGTGGATGGGGACGCGCTGGTGCATCTCCTCGGCCGCCTCCGAGCGGCGGAAATCGAGGTCCGGACCGCGGCGTTCGCGGGCGATTCGCTGGTGGTCGCCGTCGAGCGCCGAGACGGTCCCGACGCGGTGCGAATCGCGGAAGACGCCTCGGAGGCGGTTCCGAACGCCGGGACCGAGTAA
- a CDS encoding DUF6517 family protein: protein MTRRVAAGVLLALLVVTSGCTGVLSGPLTFSASEATVSDAALEETGYEHNSTKAMNVSRTFSAAGQSKEVEVTNWISEYHQKVGFGGLGEQKVSVFAVFSSPQVEVLGQSFNPLAKYSNQQLAQQFTSQLRSVNDVRKVDSQNRTMLGKTTQVSKFEASVRTAVGIEFDAYVHVTKVEHEGDHVVAIAVYPQKLPGQEDDVYRLLRGIEHGE, encoded by the coding sequence ATGACACGCAGAGTAGCCGCTGGCGTCCTCCTCGCCCTGCTGGTCGTCACTAGCGGGTGTACCGGCGTCCTGTCGGGACCGCTCACCTTCTCGGCCTCGGAGGCCACGGTCAGCGACGCCGCGCTCGAGGAGACCGGATACGAACACAACAGCACGAAGGCGATGAACGTCTCGCGGACCTTCTCGGCGGCCGGTCAGTCCAAGGAGGTCGAAGTCACCAACTGGATTTCCGAGTACCACCAGAAGGTCGGATTCGGGGGCCTCGGCGAGCAGAAGGTCTCGGTGTTCGCTGTCTTCTCCAGTCCGCAGGTCGAAGTCCTCGGCCAGTCGTTCAATCCCCTCGCCAAGTACAGCAATCAGCAACTCGCCCAGCAGTTCACCAGTCAACTCCGGAGCGTGAACGACGTCCGGAAAGTCGACAGCCAGAACCGCACGATGCTGGGCAAGACCACGCAAGTCTCGAAGTTCGAGGCCAGCGTGCGGACCGCCGTGGGTATCGAGTTCGACGCCTACGTCCACGTCACGAAGGTCGAACACGAGGGCGACCACGTGGTCGCAATCGCCGTCTATCCCCAGAAACTTCCCGGACAGGAGGACGACGTGTACCGACTCCTCCGGGGCATCGAACACGGCGAGTAA
- the cysS gene encoding cysteine--tRNA ligase, translated as MTLQVTNTLTGEREPFEPENPESVLLYYCGLTVSDFAHLGHARSWVHVDVMHRWLEHLGYDVRHVENFTDVNEKIVARVGEDDLGDSESEVARHFITEVIDDMRSLNLLRAEVYPRVSEHVPEIIGLVETLVEKGYAYESNGSVYFDVTEFEEYGKLSNQQVEEMEAQGEEDERQEKRNPADFALWKAGEAHPDDAPAGGQTWESPWGEGRPGWHIECSAMSMTHLDETLDIHVGGQDLVFPHHENEIAQSEAATGKQFANYWMHVRLLETGGEKMSSSLQNYFTVRNAVEEFGTDAIRMFLLSTAYNNRQTYSEETLDEAVERWERLERGYDRAVEATDSVDARTKVEDADLRNAVKATRDEFAEAMNDDFNTREAITALLDLTSAVNVHLDERDEYDYRALRDAVETFEEFGESVLGFALAGDAEGEVEVLDEVVELVLNVREQERDAGNYQRADELRDELEALGVEVQDTDDGPTFRLE; from the coding sequence ATGACGCTTCAGGTGACGAACACCCTGACCGGTGAGCGGGAACCGTTCGAACCGGAAAATCCCGAGTCGGTACTGCTCTACTACTGCGGCCTGACGGTCTCCGATTTCGCCCACCTCGGACACGCCCGGTCGTGGGTCCACGTTGACGTGATGCACCGATGGCTCGAACACCTCGGCTACGACGTGCGCCACGTCGAGAACTTCACCGACGTAAACGAGAAAATCGTCGCGCGCGTCGGCGAGGACGACCTCGGCGACAGCGAATCAGAAGTCGCTCGCCACTTCATCACGGAAGTCATCGACGACATGCGCTCGCTCAATCTCCTCCGGGCCGAGGTCTACCCCCGCGTCAGCGAACACGTCCCCGAAATCATCGGCCTCGTGGAGACGCTGGTCGAGAAGGGCTACGCCTACGAGTCCAACGGGTCGGTCTACTTCGACGTGACCGAGTTCGAGGAGTACGGCAAACTCTCGAACCAGCAAGTCGAGGAGATGGAGGCCCAAGGCGAGGAGGACGAACGCCAAGAGAAGCGCAACCCTGCGGACTTCGCGCTCTGGAAGGCCGGCGAGGCCCACCCCGACGACGCGCCTGCCGGCGGCCAGACGTGGGAGTCTCCGTGGGGCGAGGGCCGACCCGGATGGCACATCGAATGCTCGGCGATGAGCATGACTCATCTGGACGAGACGCTGGACATCCACGTCGGCGGCCAAGACCTCGTGTTCCCCCACCACGAGAACGAAATCGCCCAATCGGAGGCCGCGACCGGAAAGCAGTTCGCCAACTACTGGATGCACGTCCGCCTGCTGGAGACCGGCGGCGAGAAGATGTCGTCGTCGCTCCAGAACTACTTCACGGTCCGCAACGCAGTAGAGGAGTTCGGCACCGACGCGATTCGGATGTTCCTCCTCTCGACGGCCTACAACAACCGCCAGACCTACAGCGAGGAGACCCTCGACGAAGCGGTCGAACGCTGGGAGCGTCTCGAACGCGGCTACGACCGCGCCGTCGAAGCCACCGATAGCGTGGACGCCCGAACGAAGGTCGAGGACGCCGACCTCCGGAACGCGGTCAAGGCAACCCGCGACGAGTTCGCCGAGGCGATGAACGACGACTTCAACACCCGCGAAGCCATCACCGCCCTTCTCGACCTGACCTCGGCGGTCAACGTCCACTTGGACGAGCGCGACGAGTACGACTACCGGGCGCTCCGCGATGCGGTCGAGACCTTCGAGGAGTTCGGCGAAAGCGTTCTCGGGTTCGCCCTCGCGGGAGACGCCGAGGGCGAGGTCGAGGTGCTGGACGAAGTGGTCGAACTCGTGCTGAATGTCCGCGAACAGGAGCGAGACGCCGGAAACTACCAGCGCGCCGACGAACTCCGCGACGAACTCGAAGCCCTCGGCGTCGAAGTCCAAGACACCGACGACGGACCGACCTTCCGGTTGGAGTAA
- a CDS encoding sulfite oxidase-like oxidoreductase produces MSVIDVTDLHEEYDGERLPPGQRETSKFPVLSKGGTPDWDPETWEFTVSGAVEDELSFSWDEFQNLPSETQKQDFHCVTGWSKFDCEFTGVTFPDLAEMAGVRDDAEHVMFSALDGYTTNLPLEDCMREEVLFTYEFDDDSLPAEHGGPLRVVTPHKYAYKGAKWVDGVEFLTDEERGYWEKRGYSNTANPWNEERYS; encoded by the coding sequence ATGAGCGTCATCGACGTGACGGACCTTCACGAGGAGTACGACGGCGAGCGCCTCCCGCCGGGCCAGCGCGAGACCAGCAAGTTCCCGGTCCTCTCGAAGGGTGGGACGCCCGACTGGGACCCCGAGACGTGGGAGTTCACCGTCTCGGGCGCAGTCGAGGACGAACTGTCCTTCTCGTGGGACGAGTTTCAGAACCTGCCAAGCGAGACCCAGAAGCAGGATTTCCACTGCGTGACCGGGTGGAGCAAGTTCGACTGCGAGTTCACGGGCGTCACCTTCCCGGACCTCGCGGAGATGGCGGGCGTGAGAGACGACGCGGAACACGTCATGTTCTCGGCGCTGGACGGCTACACCACGAATCTGCCCCTCGAGGACTGCATGCGCGAGGAGGTCCTGTTTACCTACGAGTTCGACGACGACTCCCTCCCGGCAGAACACGGCGGTCCTCTGCGGGTCGTGACGCCCCACAAGTACGCCTACAAAGGTGCGAAGTGGGTTGACGGCGTGGAGTTCCTGACCGACGAGGAACGCGGCTACTGGGAGAAGCGGGGTTACTCGAACACCGCGAATCCGTGGAACGAGGAGCGATACAGTTAA